One Sesamum indicum cultivar Zhongzhi No. 13 unplaced genomic scaffold, S_indicum_v1.0 scaffold00384, whole genome shotgun sequence genomic window, ctcttttttcttttgtcactgactagagaaagaagattcaaaatcaataaaataaagcaagaaattttacaaactaACCTTGTGAATAGTTGTTCGGGAATGCTATCTGTTAAAGGAGCTCCCAtccttcatcttcatccaaaCACTTGAGATTGTGGACGTATCCTCTGGAAGCAATGCTTTGATTTCTAGTTGTGAGCAAAACTTTGCTATCTGCCTCTGCAATGGGAAAGGCACGCCTTAAGCAATTCCAGTGATCAACTTCCCAAACGTCATCCAAAACTAGGAGACATTTTCTGTCTCTTTGTACTTGGTACAACTTTCTGACCAATGTATCTTCGCTCTTCACTTTCATTTGGAAGAAGTTGCTTTAATAGTCGTTGGAAAGTAGTTTTGGGTTGAAATTGCTGACTTACACAAACCCAAGCACGATATTTGAAGCGCCGCTCCACGGCCTCCCCATTGTAAATTTTagtagcaagagtggtctttcCCAATCCTCCCATGCCACATATGAAAATCACTCCATTTGATTTGTCATCAGTTG contains:
- the LOC110011464 gene encoding disease resistance protein RPP13-like codes for the protein MHQIREDIKDIKSCLSDLTKQLESMSVGDNSSRLVDDTDRSRRTYGHEVEKYFVGMKEDIKHLESILTTDDKSNGVIFICGMGGLGKTTLATKIYNGEAVERRFKYRAWVCVSQQFQPKTTFQRLLKQLLPNESEERRYIGQKVVPKADSKVLLTTRNQSIASRGYVHNLKCLDEDEGWELL